A single genomic interval of Nanoarchaeota archaeon harbors:
- a CDS encoding AAA family ATPase has product MPAQDWHAINLETENRVLKKRVIDLETEMDKFSKPPLIVTSIVDIISPREVIIRLNSGDFEVAVSRALEGKLTILDRVLVDQKSLTVIRKIGVTKHFDVSNYVIIEKPEVSWNDIGGLKSVKEELQEVIELPLLKPELFKKVGIDPPKGVLLYGPPGTGKTLLAKAAAATTNATFIEIVGSELVQKFIGEGSKFVKSIFDLAREKAPAIIFIDELDAIAATRIDVGTSGEREVQRTFMQLLSEIDGFKPLGNVKVIGATNRLDILDPAVTRPGRLDRLIKVEIITIEERLEILKIHTRNMNLGANVSLEKIAHMCDKLSGAELKAICTEAGYFAIRASRTEIAMDDLLDAVKKVKKPENRAHLTLYGDV; this is encoded by the coding sequence ATGCCTGCGCAGGACTGGCACGCAATTAATCTTGAAACAGAAAATCGCGTTCTCAAAAAGCGAGTCATCGACCTTGAAACAGAAATGGATAAGTTCTCAAAGCCGCCTCTTATAGTCACATCAATTGTCGACATCATCAGCCCGCGGGAGGTAATAATACGCCTCAACAGCGGTGATTTTGAAGTCGCGGTTTCTCGCGCACTTGAGGGAAAACTCACGATTCTTGATCGCGTCCTGGTCGATCAGAAATCACTCACAGTAATTAGAAAAATCGGCGTCACAAAACACTTTGACGTCTCAAATTATGTCATAATTGAAAAGCCCGAAGTTTCATGGAACGATATTGGCGGCCTGAAAAGCGTAAAAGAAGAGCTTCAGGAAGTAATAGAACTGCCGTTGCTTAAGCCTGAGCTTTTCAAGAAAGTCGGAATCGACCCTCCAAAAGGCGTGCTTCTTTATGGGCCTCCAGGAACCGGAAAAACCCTTCTTGCAAAGGCTGCGGCTGCAACAACAAACGCCACATTCATCGAAATCGTAGGCTCGGAGCTTGTGCAGAAATTCATAGGCGAGGGAAGCAAATTCGTGAAATCCATATTCGATTTGGCGCGAGAGAAAGCCCCGGCAATCATATTTATCGATGAGCTCGACGCAATAGCTGCAACAAGAATCGATGTCGGAACAAGCGGCGAGCGAGAAGTCCAGCGCACATTCATGCAATTGCTCTCAGAAATCGACGGCTTTAAACCGCTCGGTAATGTAAAAGTAATCGGCGCGACAAACCGGCTTGACATCCTTGACCCGGCGGTAACGCGCCCTGGAAGGCTTGATAGATTGATAAAAGTCGAAATAATTACAATTGAAGAGCGCCTTGAAATACTAAAGATTCATACGCGCAATATGAATCTTGGCGCAAATGTTTCTCTTGAGAAAATCGCGCACATGTGCGATAAACTGTCAGGTGCAGAGCTAAAAGCAATATGCACCGAAGCAGGATATTTTGCGATACGCGCAAGCAGGACAGAAATCGCAATGGATGACCTTCTTGACGCAGTAAAGAAAGTGAAGAAACCGGAGAATCGCGCGCATCTAACGCTTTATGGGGATGTATAG